A single Cellulomonas sp. SLBN-39 DNA region contains:
- a CDS encoding sulfite exporter TauE/SafE family protein codes for MDERATSVQVTEPAGGTALTGGRSVVALLGVGLASGFFAGLFGIGGGLIIVPALVVLLAMDQRRAVGTSLVAILPAILVSVGSYAVGGGVDWRAGLLLAVGAVTGAQIGVRVLLTVPRRAVQWGFVALTVVMVVQLVLTVPDRGQDLVLDPVRIAGLVALGLFAGVLSSLLGIGGGGVVVPALMLVFGVGDLVAKGASLVMMVPGVLSGLTANLRRRNVDVRAGAVVGAASLLTSPLGAWTAHAIPPRAAAVLFAAFLAVIGTTMARQALRRTPTTPGSAPASTR; via the coding sequence GTGGACGAGCGGGCGACGAGCGTGCAGGTGACGGAGCCCGCCGGAGGCACCGCGCTGACGGGCGGGAGGTCCGTGGTGGCGCTGCTCGGGGTCGGGCTGGCGTCCGGGTTCTTCGCCGGGCTGTTCGGGATCGGCGGCGGGCTGATCATCGTCCCCGCCCTGGTCGTGCTGCTGGCGATGGACCAGCGCCGGGCCGTGGGGACGTCGCTGGTCGCGATCCTGCCGGCGATCCTCGTCAGCGTCGGCTCCTACGCGGTGGGCGGCGGTGTCGACTGGCGGGCCGGGCTGCTGCTCGCCGTGGGCGCCGTGACGGGTGCGCAGATCGGCGTGCGGGTCCTGCTCACGGTGCCGCGCCGGGCCGTGCAGTGGGGATTCGTCGCGCTGACCGTCGTGATGGTCGTGCAGCTCGTGCTCACCGTGCCCGACCGCGGCCAGGACCTCGTGCTCGACCCCGTCCGCATCGCCGGGCTCGTCGCGCTGGGGCTGTTCGCGGGGGTCCTCTCGTCGTTGCTGGGCATCGGCGGCGGGGGCGTCGTCGTGCCCGCGCTCATGCTCGTGTTCGGCGTCGGCGACCTGGTCGCCAAGGGTGCGTCACTGGTCATGATGGTGCCCGGCGTGCTGTCCGGGCTCACGGCCAACCTCCGGCGGCGCAACGTCGACGTGCGCGCCGGGGCGGTCGTCGGTGCGGCGTCGCTGCTCACCAGCCCGCTGGGCGCGTGGACGGCCCACGCGATCCCGCCGCGCGCCGCCGCTGTTCTGTTCGCCGCGTTCCTCGCCGTCATCGGCACGACGATGGCCAGGCAGGCCCTCCGCCGCACCCCCACGACGCCCGGCTCCGCCCCCGCCAGCACCCGCTGA
- a CDS encoding helix-turn-helix transcriptional regulator, with product MPIVVDVDVMLARRKMTVGELADGVGITPANLAVLKNGRARAVRFTTLDALCEVLDCQPGDLLRHVPDTPAPPPP from the coding sequence ATGCCCATCGTCGTCGACGTCGACGTCATGCTCGCGCGCCGCAAGATGACCGTCGGCGAGCTCGCCGACGGCGTCGGCATCACCCCCGCGAACCTCGCCGTGCTCAAGAACGGCCGGGCGCGCGCGGTCCGCTTCACCACCCTCGACGCCCTCTGCGAGGTCCTCGACTGCCAGCCCGGCGACCTCCTGCGCCACGTCCCCGACACCCCCGCACCCCCACCCCCCTGA
- a CDS encoding DUF2975 domain-containing protein, with protein sequence MGRWAVLALRVVIVLMVAGMLFVQAVMMPLLAADAREESPDLATTGWVVAVIGILGILAVEVALVCVWRLLTMVRRDTVFSPAAFRWVDVVIGCAVAGAVLAVALGLVLAPGEAVAPGVVLLVGVGAMGCAGIALLVLVLRLLLTQAVALDTKATTLRAELDEVI encoded by the coding sequence GTGGGGCGGTGGGCCGTGCTGGCGCTGCGCGTCGTGATCGTGCTGATGGTCGCCGGGATGCTGTTCGTCCAGGCCGTGATGATGCCGCTGCTCGCGGCCGACGCGCGCGAGGAGTCGCCCGACCTCGCGACCACCGGGTGGGTGGTCGCGGTCATCGGGATCCTGGGGATCCTGGCCGTCGAGGTCGCGCTGGTGTGCGTGTGGCGGCTGCTGACGATGGTGCGCCGCGACACCGTGTTCTCGCCTGCCGCGTTCCGCTGGGTCGACGTCGTCATCGGCTGCGCCGTCGCCGGCGCCGTGCTGGCCGTGGCGCTCGGGCTCGTCCTGGCGCCGGGCGAGGCGGTCGCCCCCGGCGTCGTGCTGCTCGTGGGCGTCGGCGCCATGGGCTGCGCGGGGATCGCCCTGCTCGTGCTCGTGCTGCGCCTCCTGCTCACGCAGGCCGTGGCCCTCGACACCAAGGCGACGACGCTGCGCGCCGAGCTCGACGAGGTCATCTGA
- a CDS encoding cellulase family glycosylhydrolase — protein MRRTLATGLAALVTATALAVTAAAPASAGPGRDRPVRTPSAAQVVAGMQPGWNLGNTLDAVGADETAWGNPRATRELFDAVEDAGFRSVRVPVTFGQRTGPAPDYTVDPALMDRVEEVVDLALDEDLVVLLDVHHDSWMWAHQMPTRHDEVVAQFRATWEQIAERFRDHPRTLLLESLNEPQFAGVDDAAGDVLLDELNRVFHEVVRGSGGGNADRVLVLPTLHTNAGQERLDALAGTIDALDDANLAATVHYYGYWPFSVNVAGGTRFDATALADMTGTFDRVRETFVDQGVPVVLGEYGLLGFDRHTGTIEQGEKLKFFEELGHQARAAGVTTMLWDNGQHLGRTSFAWSDPALFAQISSSWSGRSGVASTDQVFVEPGAATDQTITLQPNGRKFRDLRLDGRQLKKGRDYAISGTALTLHASLLDRLVGDGPTGTRAELFVRYGGGLPWRVEVVAATAPVLQAATGTTADFAVPTAFHGDRLATMEARYADGTNAGPHGWTSYKEYDVTFAPDEDAGRIVLRPAFFAEVTDGAPVTLTFHFWSGRTVTYEVTRTGTEVTGTP, from the coding sequence ATGAGACGCACCCTCGCCACCGGGCTCGCCGCCCTGGTGACCGCCACGGCCCTCGCCGTCACGGCCGCCGCACCCGCGAGCGCCGGCCCCGGCCGCGACCGACCCGTCCGCACCCCGTCGGCCGCGCAGGTCGTGGCCGGCATGCAGCCGGGCTGGAACCTCGGCAACACCCTCGACGCGGTGGGCGCGGACGAGACGGCGTGGGGCAACCCGCGCGCGACGCGCGAGCTGTTCGACGCCGTCGAGGACGCGGGCTTCCGCAGCGTGCGGGTCCCGGTGACGTTCGGCCAGCGCACGGGCCCGGCGCCGGACTACACGGTCGACCCCGCGCTGATGGACCGCGTGGAGGAGGTCGTCGACCTCGCCCTGGACGAGGACCTGGTGGTGCTGCTCGACGTGCACCACGACTCGTGGATGTGGGCGCACCAGATGCCCACCCGCCACGACGAGGTGGTCGCGCAGTTCCGCGCGACGTGGGAGCAGATCGCGGAGCGGTTCCGCGACCACCCGCGCACGCTGCTGCTGGAGAGCCTGAACGAGCCGCAGTTCGCGGGCGTCGACGACGCGGCGGGCGACGTGCTGCTCGACGAGCTCAACCGGGTGTTCCACGAGGTGGTGCGCGGGTCCGGCGGCGGCAACGCGGACCGGGTGCTGGTGCTGCCGACGCTGCACACCAACGCCGGTCAGGAGCGCCTGGACGCGCTCGCGGGCACGATCGACGCGCTCGACGACGCGAACCTCGCGGCGACGGTGCACTACTACGGCTACTGGCCGTTCAGCGTGAACGTCGCGGGCGGGACCCGCTTCGACGCGACGGCGCTGGCGGACATGACGGGCACCTTCGACCGGGTGCGCGAGACGTTCGTCGACCAGGGCGTGCCGGTGGTCCTGGGCGAGTACGGGCTGCTGGGCTTCGACCGGCACACGGGCACGATCGAGCAGGGCGAGAAGCTGAAGTTCTTCGAGGAGCTCGGGCACCAGGCGCGCGCCGCGGGCGTGACGACGATGCTGTGGGACAACGGGCAGCACCTGGGCCGCACGTCGTTCGCGTGGAGCGACCCGGCGCTGTTCGCGCAGATCAGCTCGAGCTGGTCGGGGCGCTCGGGCGTGGCGTCGACGGACCAGGTGTTCGTCGAGCCGGGGGCGGCGACGGACCAGACGATCACGCTGCAGCCGAACGGCCGCAAGTTCCGTGACCTGCGCCTGGACGGCCGTCAGCTGAAGAAGGGGCGGGACTACGCGATCAGCGGGACCGCGCTGACGCTGCACGCGTCCCTGCTGGACCGGCTGGTCGGGGACGGCCCGACGGGCACGCGCGCGGAGCTGTTCGTGCGGTACGGCGGCGGGCTGCCGTGGCGGGTCGAGGTGGTCGCGGCGACGGCGCCGGTGCTGCAGGCGGCGACGGGGACGACCGCGGACTTCGCGGTGCCGACGGCGTTCCACGGCGACCGGCTGGCGACGATGGAGGCGCGGTACGCGGACGGGACGAACGCCGGTCCGCACGGGTGGACGTCGTACAAGGAGTACGACGTGACGTTCGCGCCGGACGAGGACGCGGGGCGGATCGTGCTGCGCCCGGCGTTCTTCGCGGAGGTGACGGACGGCGCCCCGGTGACGCTGACGTTCCACTTCTGGTCGGGCCGCACGGTGACGTACGAGGTCACCCGCACGGGCACGGAGGTCACGGGCACCCCCTGA
- a CDS encoding YafY family protein gives MAVTSTRTLRLLSLLQQRRHWGGAELAGRLGVSLRTLRRDVDRLRELGYPVAARRGIDGGYALAPGAALPPLVLDDDEAVALAVGLSAAATGVAGLTEASVQALAKVVAVMPARLRRRVDALRAMTVPATWGGAGVDEVVEPGVLTVVALACRDEERLAFTYAGAEGPTTSRQVEPVRVVPLGSRWYLVAWDLDRVDWRVFRLDRVRDPRGTGARFAPRALPAEDVATFVRDRLSGGPERHRVEALVEATAATVRQRVSWLAAEDDGPGRCRVRLEVDDLRWAAAALALVGEPFTVVAPPELRATLAQVADRLGAAATHGAVESPTA, from the coding sequence ATGGCCGTCACGAGCACGCGCACGCTCCGTCTGCTGTCGCTCCTGCAGCAGCGGCGGCACTGGGGCGGGGCCGAGCTCGCGGGACGGCTGGGCGTCTCGCTGCGGACCCTGCGCCGGGACGTCGACCGGCTGCGCGAGCTGGGCTACCCCGTGGCCGCCCGCCGCGGCATCGACGGCGGGTACGCCCTCGCGCCCGGGGCGGCGCTCCCGCCGCTGGTCCTCGACGACGACGAGGCCGTCGCGCTCGCTGTGGGTCTCTCGGCGGCGGCGACGGGCGTGGCCGGGCTGACGGAGGCGTCGGTGCAGGCCCTGGCGAAGGTCGTCGCGGTGATGCCGGCGCGGCTGCGGCGGCGCGTCGACGCCCTGCGGGCCATGACGGTCCCGGCGACGTGGGGCGGAGCGGGCGTCGACGAGGTCGTGGAGCCCGGCGTCCTGACCGTCGTCGCGCTGGCGTGCCGCGACGAGGAGCGGCTCGCGTTCACGTACGCCGGCGCGGAGGGCCCGACCACGTCCCGCCAGGTCGAGCCGGTGCGCGTGGTGCCCCTCGGCTCCCGCTGGTACCTCGTCGCGTGGGACCTCGACCGCGTGGACTGGCGGGTGTTCCGCCTGGACCGGGTGCGCGACCCGCGCGGCACGGGTGCCCGGTTCGCGCCCCGGGCCCTGCCGGCGGAGGACGTCGCGACGTTCGTGCGGGACCGCCTGAGCGGCGGTCCCGAGCGGCACCGCGTGGAGGCCCTGGTGGAGGCGACGGCCGCCACGGTGCGGCAGCGCGTGTCGTGGCTGGCCGCCGAGGACGACGGGCCGGGCCGCTGCCGCGTCCGCCTCGAGGTCGACGACCTGCGGTGGGCGGCGGCCGCGCTCGCGCTGGTGGGCGAGCCGTTCACGGTCGTCGCACCGCCGGAGCTGCGCGCGACGCTCGCCCAGGTGGCGGACCGGCTCGGTGCCGCGGCGACGCACGGCGCGGTGGAGTCCCCCACCGCCTGA
- a CDS encoding VOC family protein, which translates to MSISTVTHLNFRGHARAALEHYRSVFGGELVAITYADAGAVQDPAEADQVMWGQVVSDAGFRVMAYDVPSGRAHARGEDPFFVSVRGDDADEITRYWQALAAGGTVVQPLAPAGWAPLYGMVTDRFGVTWVLDVAPRHAG; encoded by the coding sequence ATGAGCATCAGCACCGTCACCCACCTGAACTTCCGTGGTCACGCCCGTGCCGCCCTGGAGCACTACCGGTCCGTGTTCGGCGGCGAGCTCGTCGCGATCACCTACGCCGACGCGGGTGCGGTGCAGGACCCGGCCGAGGCCGACCAGGTGATGTGGGGGCAGGTCGTCTCGGACGCCGGCTTCCGCGTCATGGCCTACGACGTGCCGTCCGGCCGCGCCCACGCCCGGGGCGAGGACCCGTTCTTCGTCTCCGTCCGTGGCGACGACGCCGACGAGATCACCCGGTACTGGCAGGCGCTGGCGGCCGGCGGCACGGTGGTCCAGCCGCTCGCGCCCGCGGGGTGGGCGCCCCTGTACGGCATGGTCACCGACCGGTTCGGGGTCACCTGGGTGCTCGACGTGGCTCCGCGCCACGCCGGCTGA
- a CDS encoding winged helix-turn-helix transcriptional regulator, with translation MSTYGQFCGVARALDVVGERWTLLLVRELLVAPRRFTDLRAGLPGIAPNLLSRRLTALQDAGVVERRLADRGTVYALTPWGEELRGVVRELVRWSARTMSGGPAADDTFQPQWLAVALDALLHDVRTATPVTLALDADGWQGTVSAGPDGMVVTGGTAPDGRAPDATLRAPGPLLLGAASGAVPLPRLLAAGTVTGDRAAVAAALGVPDA, from the coding sequence GTGTCCACGTACGGCCAGTTCTGCGGCGTCGCCCGGGCCCTCGACGTCGTCGGCGAGCGGTGGACCCTGCTGCTCGTCCGCGAGCTGCTCGTCGCCCCCCGGCGGTTCACCGACCTGCGCGCCGGTCTGCCGGGCATCGCCCCCAACCTGCTCAGCCGCCGTCTGACCGCGCTGCAGGACGCCGGCGTGGTCGAGCGACGCCTCGCCGACCGCGGCACGGTCTACGCCCTGACCCCCTGGGGCGAGGAGCTGCGCGGCGTCGTGCGCGAGCTCGTGCGCTGGAGCGCCCGCACCATGTCGGGCGGCCCGGCCGCCGACGACACCTTCCAGCCGCAGTGGCTCGCCGTCGCCCTGGACGCCCTCCTGCACGACGTGCGCACGGCCACGCCGGTCACGCTGGCCCTGGACGCCGACGGGTGGCAGGGCACGGTGAGCGCCGGACCGGACGGCATGGTCGTCACGGGCGGGACCGCGCCCGACGGCCGGGCCCCCGACGCCACGCTCCGCGCCCCGGGCCCGCTCCTCCTGGGGGCCGCCTCCGGTGCCGTACCGCTCCCCCGGCTGCTGGCCGCCGGCACCGTGACGGGCGACCGTGCCGCCGTGGCCGCTGCCCTGGGCGTGCCGGACGCCTGA
- a CDS encoding alpha/beta fold hydrolase, which translates to MTDPHWLDRTTYPWATRTVEVDDAVVHLVDEGTGPPLLLLHGNPTWSYEWRDVVARLRADFRCVAPDLPGLGLSTAGPGFGGSPAEHARVVADVVAALGLDAWTLVAHDWGVPIGLAAARRDPGRLAGLVVANSWAWPVDDDRHFTTFSRAMGGPVGRLGARHAHLVVRAMLPLGHRRRRLTRAEMHHYLAPLGTPDRRAVTSRFAAEIVRSTPFLADVARTLPAFADVPALLLWADRDIAFRETELARWRAELPHADLVRLPGAGHFVPSDAPADVADAVRAWHPAGRSSVHGAPS; encoded by the coding sequence GTGACCGACCCGCACTGGCTCGACCGCACCACCTACCCCTGGGCGACCCGGACCGTCGAGGTCGACGACGCCGTCGTGCACCTCGTCGACGAGGGCACCGGGCCGCCCCTGCTCCTGCTGCACGGCAACCCCACCTGGTCGTACGAGTGGCGCGACGTCGTCGCCCGCCTGCGCGCGGACTTCCGCTGCGTCGCCCCCGACCTGCCCGGCCTCGGGCTCAGCACGGCCGGTCCCGGCTTCGGCGGGTCGCCCGCGGAGCACGCCCGCGTCGTGGCGGACGTCGTCGCCGCGCTCGGCCTGGACGCCTGGACGCTCGTCGCCCACGACTGGGGCGTCCCGATCGGGCTCGCCGCCGCCCGCCGAGACCCCGGTCGGCTGGCGGGGCTCGTCGTCGCCAACAGCTGGGCCTGGCCCGTCGACGACGACCGGCACTTCACGACGTTCTCCCGCGCGATGGGCGGACCGGTCGGTCGGCTCGGTGCGCGGCACGCGCACCTCGTGGTCCGCGCGATGCTGCCGCTCGGGCACCGCAGGCGCCGGCTCACCCGCGCCGAGATGCACCACTACCTCGCCCCGCTCGGCACTCCCGACCGCCGCGCGGTGACGTCCCGGTTCGCCGCCGAGATCGTCCGCTCCACGCCGTTCCTCGCGGACGTCGCCCGGACGCTGCCCGCGTTCGCCGACGTGCCCGCGCTGCTGCTCTGGGCGGACCGCGACATCGCCTTCCGCGAGACCGAGCTCGCGCGCTGGCGGGCCGAGCTGCCCCACGCCGACCTGGTCCGGCTGCCCGGCGCCGGGCACTTCGTGCCGTCCGACGCCCCTGCCGACGTGGCCGACGCCGTCCGCGCGTGGCACCCCGCCGGTCGGTCCTCCGTGCACGGGGCGCCCTCGTGA